TTTCCTCGGCTGCAATTAAATTAAGCAGTGCTGTCAGTGCTGTTTGCGCTTGACCGACCACAAAGATACCTTCTGGGTAACGCTTGGCTAGGGTTTCAATTCCCCAAGCTGCACGAGTTTTTTCTTTTTGGGGGCGCGTCAAAGCTTCCATGCTGCAATACACTGGATTCGCAAAAGTGTTTTGAATGTCGTAGGCAATACCTACTTGTACCATCGGGACATCTACCACAATCGTTGTACGCGCTGCTAATGCTGCTGCACCAGCTTGTAAGGCACGCTCAGAAAAACGAATTAAGGACTTATACTCAAAGTCGGCAGTAGCATATATCACCCGCCGGACAATCTCATACTCCGCAGGCGAAAAAACATGATCGCCGATTTCGTTATCAATGATTGCTAGACTTTGAGCATCAGTTACATGCCATTCCATTGCTATTCAGCTCTGAGATACCAGCTTTCAGCTTATCAGCTCACGAGAGTTAGGAGTGAGGAGTTAGGAGTTGAAAGTCCTAACTCCTAACTTGGAATTTAGGACTCAGCGCTGGAAGAGGGACGACTGAAAATAGGAGACAGGTAAGCAACCAAAGCCCCAATGAAAAAACCGGAGATATTACGAACTAGCGGTAACCATTCGGCTGTGCGCGTCACTACTGGCCCAATACCGAAGGCAATAAACAATATTCCCCATAAAGGAGAGAAAATTAAAGCCCATTGCCAAGCTATAACTTGTTTTTCACTACGGGGTTGAGCTGCAAATCCACAAATGATCCCACCAATGACTGAGGTAATGAGGGTGAGAATCCATTGTTCCCGTGGGAGTCCGGGAACAACGTTACAACCACCTTTGATCAAACAACCTTTAACTGAATCTAAAGCTTGCAGGATGGCTTGGTCTTCGCCTTGTTCTCGCACAAAATATAAATTGCCGAAGCGGGTTTGAAGTTCTATCCAAAAAGTGCGGGGTAGAAGTTCATACACAGCGTCGCCAACACTAAAACTGAGGATGTTACCACCACGAGAATCGGCTACCAGTAGAATACTCTTGTCATCCAAACCCCAATATTTTATGACTGCTCGGCCTGGGGTGCGATCGTATTGAGTCAATACTCGCAATTTCCAGCCCGTATCGGTTTCAAATCTCTCTAAATCTTGAACCAGTCTTTCTTCTTGGGCGTCGGGGAGAGATTTCGCTAAGTCTACAACTGGGGTGAAAGTGCTGGGTAGTAACTCAGGATTGTCATAAGCCAGTGCTGGGGGAGAATGCATCACCCAAATTGACCCAGCCAAGAAAAATACTGCAATTGATAGTAGAAGTCTTCGCCAAAAACAAAACTGCATGGACGTTTGTATATAAGTATTAACGGTAGAAGTGAACAAGTTGTTTTAAAAGAGTACGGGAAAAGTGAAACTTCTTTACACTTGTTTACTTTACTCTAATCTAGGGGTTCAAAGCAAAGCTTATATCTTGCTGACTTATTTTTGTGGAACTGAGATTTTGCAAAAGTAGCGAATTGGGGAATGGGGACTGGGGACTGGGGACTGGGGACTGGAGACACTTCGACAAGCTCAGTGCATCGCTGGGGAATGGGGACTGGGGATTCAAACCCCACCCTGCGTTGTAAAGAAATCTCTTCCCAATCCCCAAGACTGCACTGGCTTACTACTCACGGTTAACAGTAGACTTCTTGCAAAAGTCCTTCTTTGCGATCTTTTCTTTGCGCCTTTGCGCGGCAGTCGCTTCAAGTCGGCAAAGCCGCCCAACGCGCTGCCTTGCCTTTGCGTGAGACAAAAAAAGATTTACGCAAGAGGTCTAGTCATCTGTCATCCGTCATCCATCATCTGTCATAAGTTCCTTTTCTCAACATCTCAACTTGAGTTGATCTCTACCAACTAAACTGACGATCGCACTAATAAATGCTGTCGGGTCTATGGGTTTAGCCAAATGTCTTTGAAAGCCTGCTTCCAGTGCTTGCTCTTGGGCAATTTCTCCAGCATAGGCTGTCAATGCGATCGCTGGAATTTGTTTATTACTTGACAAACAAGAGCGTATATGCTCTATCAACGTATAACCATCCATCTCTGGCATCCCAATATCGCTCACAAGTACATCCGGCTGGTGTTGCTCAAGCATTTTCAAAGCCTTTTTTGCTGAGGATACAGCTGTCACTGTCGCCCCTGATTGCTCTAGCAAAAATTTTAAAAAGTCTAATGTGTCTGGCTCATCTTCTACCAGCAGAATAGAAAGGTTGCTGAGAGTGTGATTAGTATCAATTTGAGTTGTTGACGGCGAAGTAGCAAACACAGTGGGCATTAATGGTAAACAAATTGTAAAAGTTGCCCCCTGTCCTTCGCCTGAGCTATGTGCTTGAATCGTTCCGCCATGCAGCTCAATTAAATGACGAGCAATTGCCAACCCCAGTCCCAAACCGCCAAACTGACGAGTTGTGCTGCCGTCAGCCTGACGGAAGCGTTCAAACACATAAGGTAAAAACTCCGGCGAAATTCCTGTACCGTTGTCTGTCACTTGAATTTGTGCCTGAGTGCCACGCCTAGTGAATGTGACATCGACTCGCCCTTGATGAGGCGTGAACTTGATGGCATTTGAGAGTAAATTCCATAGTACTTGGTGTAAGCGATCGCCATCTGCAAAGACGTAGCCAACATCGGGTTCTATATTTGTCTCAATTGAGATTGACTTGGCATCAGCCGCGAATTGCACCGTATCTACTGCCGCCTTAATTGTTTTTGCCAGGTCAAGCGCTCTGGAAGATAATCTGAGTTTACCACTGAGAATCCGCGAAACATCTAATAAATCATCAATTAATTGTGTCAACATCTGAGCATTGCGGGCAATGGTTTCCAACCCGCGTGTCATGGTCGCTTTTTCGTATGACTTTGCTTGTAAGAGGGTTGACCAACCTAAAATGGGATTGAGTGGAGTGCGGAGTTCATGAGACAAAACCGCTAAAAATTCATCTTTGAGTTGATTGGCTTGCCGCAATTGTTGGGCTTGCTGCTGTAGCTTTTCTTCGGCTTGTCGTTGCTGTGTCTTATCTTGGATGATTCTGAGAAAGCCTTCAATGGTATTTGCCCCATCTCGCAAAGGCATAATCACTTCACTGCCCCAAAAACGGTTACCATTTTTCTGTACATGCCAGCGATCGTTTTCTGCCCGTCCTTGGGTTAACGCCAGTTGCATTTCTTGTTCAGGTTGACGCTGTTCGAGGTCTTCGGGAGTGAAGATGATATTTGCTAGTTGCCCAACAATCTCAGCTTCTTCATAACCAAGTAGTCGTTGCGCTCCGGAATTCCAACTAGTAATATGACCTGCCATATCCAAAGTGATGATCGCATAGTCTTTGGCACTCTCTACAATCAGACGAAAGCGAGTTTCAGTCTGACGCATCCTTGCTTCTGCCTGCTGACGTTCGCAGCGTTCTTCTACCTCCCGCAATGCTCGTTGGACTGAAGGTACTAATCGTCCCAGTCGTTGTTTGAGTACGTAATCGGTTGCTCCACGCTGGAGGGTTTCAATTGCCAACTCCTCTCCTAAACTGCCGGAGACAAAAATAAATGGTACGTCCGGACAAGTATTTTGAGCTATTTTGAGAGCAGAGATGCCATCAAAGGCAGGCAAGGAATAATCTGCCAAGATTAAATCGAAGCTTTGAGTTTCTAATGCTGTGAGAAAATCTGTGTGAGTCTGTATTTGCACTATTTCACAGGTAACTCCGCCCTCACATAGGGTTGCCCCGATGAGTTCTGCATCCAAATAACTATCTTCTAATAAGAGAAACCGAAGTGGATTCATCACGGTTGCTCCCCAACGGATAAGCTGCTCTAGAGAGCAACGGCAGGGGGAGGTGGTTGATTTATCAACCCCTAGAATAATCTTAGTTGCTTGATAACGTCTATAAATTGTTGAAAAACGATTAATGTAAAAGGGACTGGGGATTAGGGACTGGGGATTAGGGATTAGGTAAGAGCAAAGAAAAAATTAAGGAAGGAACTTTAACCCCTCGCAAATTTTAGAATGTTTTCCCAGTCCCCAGTCCCCAGTACCCAGTCCCCAGTCCCCAATCCCTTTCTAACGCGAAGCCCTAGAAGTAACAGAGCGTTGTAAATTAGCCAGAGCGCGGTTGTAATCCAAAATAGCTGTGACTCGATTACCTTCAGCTCTTGTCAAGTCGTTTTCAGCAGAAATTACATCTGTTTGAGTGCCCACACCAGCTTGAAACCTCAGCCTGGCCAAAGTTAGTGCTTCCCTAGCTTGGTTTAAAGCTACAGAAGAAGTTTGCACATTATTCAAGTTGGATTGCAGCTGAGAATAGTACTGTTCGACATCAAAGCGAATTAGGTCGCGCTGCTGAGCAAATTGAGTTTCTGCGATCGCAATATTAGCTCTGGACTGATCTGCACTTGCTCTTGCTGCTCCGCCATCAAACACAGTCAGACTTGCTTGTACTCCCAGTGAATAACCATCAGTAGCGCTGATGCGATCGTTATATACGTCTTGCAAGTTGTATCTACCAGTCAAGCTAACTTGTGGCCCCAGCTGGGAAAGTGCCTGCCGCCGTTGTTGTTCAGAAATATTACGTTGGGCTAACTGCTGTTGCAGTTCCGGACGGTTTTGAAAAGCTTGTATAATAGTTTGCTCTAAGGTTGGCTGCCAAACACCCGCTAGTTGCACGGGATCTGCCGCACTCACATCAACTGACTGCGGCAAGCTTAACAGCGTTCCAAACTGGCGACGGGCAATTTGCTGGTTGGAAATAGCATTAGTTAGCTGTTGTTGGGCATCTGCTAAATTCACCTGAGCTTGCAGGACATCGAAACGCGTCCCCACTCCAGCCGCCTCTCGTGCTTGGGCATCTCGCAAACTCGCCTGGGAATTCTCCACGGCAGACCGATTAATTCGTACTTGTTCATCTGCTTGTTGCAAATTATAGTATTGAGTGGCAACATTCAAAGCAATAGTCAGAGATTGAGTTTCCACATTGAATTCACCCACACGTACTTGTTCCTCAGCAGCTCGGATACCGGCTTGTCGGTTGCCAGAGGTGTAGATGTTATAATCTAGTTCCACTGAACCACTGAAACTGGTGGTGGAAGTATCAGCTGAATCGGTATTATCAGAGTCATTTTCCAGCAGACCATCACCACTGTTAGTCAAACTACCGTTAGCATTAACAGTAGGGAATAATGCAGCTTGAGACTCCCGTAGAACTGCACGATTGCGTTCTAGTTCTAAAATAGCAACTTGTAAATCTCGATTGTTGCGTTTTGCTAGTTCCAAAGCTTGTGCCAAAGTGATGGGGACAGTTCCTTGAATCCTCACCTCTTCTGGCTTGGTGGGAAACTGGAGAGGATTAGCATTAGGGTTGAGATAATTGGGAACTAGTAAAGAATTAGCACTTGTGACACCGGGGGAATTCTCTTGTTTTGGGGGAGTTGTTGCACCTGCGCTCCCTATTAAAGTTGGGATGATAGCGATCGCCGCTGCCACCCAGGTACAATGCACGATAAATAAGCTCAAATTCATATTTTATGTCGTGTAAAATAAATCCGCACAATTGACACTCCCCGGTCTAAAGACACGGGGATTCTAAGATCATCCTAGTTGCTTGCTCTAGCAGGCTTTCACCAACCAGAGTAGAGGTTACTAGTCCCTTAGCGTTACTTTGGAATTGCCCATCCCTAGCTTTTGCAAGATTCAAAATGTTAATTGCTGCGTTTTCATCTCTATGCAAATTGCATCCACAACTACAAACATGGGTGCGAGTTGATAGAGATTTTTTAACGACTACACCACAATCACTACATTTCTGTGATGTGTAATGTGGGGCTACAGCAATAGCTATCCGTCCAAATAACCCGGCAAAATATTCAATCCATTGCCGAAACAAATACCAGCTAGCATCACTAATTGACTTAGCCAAACAATGGTTCTTAAGTAAGTTACGCACTTGTAGGTCTTCATAGGCTACTAAGTCGTTAGACTTGCACACGTTACGTGCGATTCTCTTCGCATGTTCATTCCGTTGCCTACTTATTCTCAAGTGCTTAAGAGAAAATATGCCTCTAGCTTTTTTACGTCCTGATGAACCTTTTTTCTTTTTGTAAATGCGTCTTTGAGAATGTTTAATAGCTTTTTCAGCTTGACTCAAAAACTTGGGGTTAGCTTCTTGATGCCCATTAGAATCGGTGTAAAAACTTTCAATTCCAACATCCAAACCGATGTCATTACCTGTCAGTGGTTGAATATCTTTGGCTTCAGCATCAATACAAAATTGACAGTAATAGCCATCAGCACGACGCACCAATCTAACACGCTTAATCGATTTAACAGGGTAAGAAAGGATATCCCACTTACCCAACAATTTCAACTCCCCAATACCTTTTTTATCAGTAATAGTAATACGGCGCTTGGTTGGGTTTAGCTTCCATCCTGATGTTTTGTACTCAACTGATCGGTTATCATGCTGGAATCTGGGATATCCTTTCTTACCGGATACCTTCTTTTTACAATTCTCGTAAAACCTTGATATTGCTAACCATGCTCTTTCAGCTGATGATTGTACCGCCATAGAGTTTAGGTTAGCTACAAATTTAAATTCGTTGCGTAGTTCTGTTGAATACTTGTTGAGTGCAAACCTATCAATTTTTGCTTCTCTTGGCGTATCTATCCAATATCTCAAACACTTATTTCTAATGAATTGAGTAGTTTTGATAGCTGACTCAATCGCTAAATATTGAAGCTTTTTAGCTTTCACCTTGTATTCCAGAACTAGCAACTTAATCACCCCCTTGTTTTTATTTGTTATATTTATGATTACATACTTGTAACGCCAATGGGAGACATGATGAAAAATAAAAGATTAAATGTTCGACTAACTGACAAGCGCTACTACAAGTTGGTAATCTTATCTACGCAGATAGATAGGACTATCAGCAGTATTGTAGATGAATGGATAGATTCTCTACCAGAACCAAAAGATCAGAACATCACTGAGGCGTAAACGCCTTCTGGCGGCTTTCATCCCTTGCCTAAAGTACGCTTGGACGGCGCAATGCGCCTGTACCTCAAGGGTTTTCAGCCTGCCTTTTTATAAAGTTAACCCGTAAAGGTCGTCAGTTGTTAGTTGTCAGTTGTCAGGGGTTATTTTTTTGTCTCCCTATCCCCCCATCCCCTCATCTTTCCATCCCCTCATCTCCCCTCAAATTACCTAATAATCAACCTAAAATCAAACCATCCTGGACTCGGATAATCCTTTGGGTTTGGGCAGCAATATCTGGTTCATGAGTAACAATCACAATGGTGATTCCTTGTTGATTAAGTTCTGTCATGAGATTCATTACTTCATGGGAAGTCTCGGTGTCTAAAGCTCCCGTTGGCTCATCTGCTAAAACCAACGCAGGTCGGTTGACCAAAGCACGAGCAATAGCTACCCGTTGTTGTTGTCCGCCAGACAGTTGACTGGGACGGTTGAGGATACGTTCCCCCAATCCCACCCTTTCTAAGGCTGCTAATGCCCTTTGACGACGTTTTCGCTTGGGCAAGTTAGCATAAACCATAGGCAGCATGACGTTTTCCAGCGCTGTGGCACGGGCCAATAAGTTAAATTGTTGAAAAACAAAACCTATCCTTTGGTTACGGATATATGCTAATTCATCATCGTTAAAAGTAGTTAGGTTTCTGCCTTCAAGAACATAGTTTCCGGTTGTAGGACGATCCAGACACCCTATAATATTCATCAGCGTAGATTTACCCGAACCTGACGCACCCATGATGGCGACGTATTCCCCTTCCTCAATGGAGAGTTGAATTCCCTTAAGTATGGGAACACTAACTTCTCCTA
Above is a window of Nostoc sp. UHCC 0702 DNA encoding:
- a CDS encoding precorrin-8X methylmutase, yielding MEWHVTDAQSLAIIDNEIGDHVFSPAEYEIVRRVIYATADFEYKSLIRFSERALQAGAAALAARTTIVVDVPMVQVGIAYDIQNTFANPVYCSMEALTRPQKEKTRAAWGIETLAKRYPEGIFVVGQAQTALTALLNLIAAEEIRPALIIATPVEFVSVDAAKDILEDSQVPHITINSRKGNAVVAAAIVDGLVDLAWQAYGQDRK
- a CDS encoding TPM domain-containing protein; translated protein: MQFCFWRRLLLSIAVFFLAGSIWVMHSPPALAYDNPELLPSTFTPVVDLAKSLPDAQEERLVQDLERFETDTGWKLRVLTQYDRTPGRAVIKYWGLDDKSILLVADSRGGNILSFSVGDAVYELLPRTFWIELQTRFGNLYFVREQGEDQAILQALDSVKGCLIKGGCNVVPGLPREQWILTLITSVIGGIICGFAAQPRSEKQVIAWQWALIFSPLWGILFIAFGIGPVVTRTAEWLPLVRNISGFFIGALVAYLSPIFSRPSSSAES
- a CDS encoding response regulator — encoded protein: MNPLRFLLLEDSYLDAELIGATLCEGGVTCEIVQIQTHTDFLTALETQSFDLILADYSLPAFDGISALKIAQNTCPDVPFIFVSGSLGEELAIETLQRGATDYVLKQRLGRLVPSVQRALREVEERCERQQAEARMRQTETRFRLIVESAKDYAIITLDMAGHITSWNSGAQRLLGYEEAEIVGQLANIIFTPEDLEQRQPEQEMQLALTQGRAENDRWHVQKNGNRFWGSEVIMPLRDGANTIEGFLRIIQDKTQQRQAEEKLQQQAQQLRQANQLKDEFLAVLSHELRTPLNPILGWSTLLQAKSYEKATMTRGLETIARNAQMLTQLIDDLLDVSRILSGKLRLSSRALDLAKTIKAAVDTVQFAADAKSISIETNIEPDVGYVFADGDRLHQVLWNLLSNAIKFTPHQGRVDVTFTRRGTQAQIQVTDNGTGISPEFLPYVFERFRQADGSTTRQFGGLGLGLAIARHLIELHGGTIQAHSSGEGQGATFTICLPLMPTVFATSPSTTQIDTNHTLSNLSILLVEDEPDTLDFLKFLLEQSGATVTAVSSAKKALKMLEQHQPDVLVSDIGMPEMDGYTLIEHIRSCLSSNKQIPAIALTAYAGEIAQEQALEAGFQRHLAKPIDPTAFISAIVSLVGRDQLKLRC
- a CDS encoding TolC family protein gives rise to the protein MNLSLFIVHCTWVAAAIAIIPTLIGSAGATTPPKQENSPGVTSANSLLVPNYLNPNANPLQFPTKPEEVRIQGTVPITLAQALELAKRNNRDLQVAILELERNRAVLRESQAALFPTVNANGSLTNSGDGLLENDSDNTDSADTSTTSFSGSVELDYNIYTSGNRQAGIRAAEEQVRVGEFNVETQSLTIALNVATQYYNLQQADEQVRINRSAVENSQASLRDAQAREAAGVGTRFDVLQAQVNLADAQQQLTNAISNQQIARRQFGTLLSLPQSVDVSAADPVQLAGVWQPTLEQTIIQAFQNRPELQQQLAQRNISEQQRRQALSQLGPQVSLTGRYNLQDVYNDRISATDGYSLGVQASLTVFDGGAARASADQSRANIAIAETQFAQQRDLIRFDVEQYYSQLQSNLNNVQTSSVALNQAREALTLARLRFQAGVGTQTDVISAENDLTRAEGNRVTAILDYNRALANLQRSVTSRASR
- a CDS encoding transposase, whose protein sequence is MLVLEYKVKAKKLQYLAIESAIKTTQFIRNKCLRYWIDTPREAKIDRFALNKYSTELRNEFKFVANLNSMAVQSSAERAWLAISRFYENCKKKVSGKKGYPRFQHDNRSVEYKTSGWKLNPTKRRITITDKKGIGELKLLGKWDILSYPVKSIKRVRLVRRADGYYCQFCIDAEAKDIQPLTGNDIGLDVGIESFYTDSNGHQEANPKFLSQAEKAIKHSQRRIYKKKKGSSGRKKARGIFSLKHLRISRQRNEHAKRIARNVCKSNDLVAYEDLQVRNLLKNHCLAKSISDASWYLFRQWIEYFAGLFGRIAIAVAPHYTSQKCSDCGVVVKKSLSTRTHVCSCGCNLHRDENAAINILNLAKARDGQFQSNAKGLVTSTLVGESLLEQATRMILESPCL
- a CDS encoding ABC transporter ATP-binding protein is translated as MIWMESITKTYRLGEVSVPILKGIQLSIEEGEYVAIMGASGSGKSTLMNIIGCLDRPTTGNYVLEGRNLTTFNDDELAYIRNQRIGFVFQQFNLLARATALENVMLPMVYANLPKRKRRQRALAALERVGLGERILNRPSQLSGGQQQRVAIARALVNRPALVLADEPTGALDTETSHEVMNLMTELNQQGITIVIVTHEPDIAAQTQRIIRVQDGLILG